The Podarcis muralis chromosome 10, rPodMur119.hap1.1, whole genome shotgun sequence genome includes a region encoding these proteins:
- the LOC114605702 gene encoding uncharacterized protein LOC114605702, which produces MSTHSSHQRTQTGEKSIKGMESGKSLTDSGKLRTHQQTHMGKKGFKCRKCGKNFSQSRQLKLHERTHMSEKPYECLECRKSFSDSGSLRKHQRTHTGEKPFKCMECGKNFSQNGNLKLHQRTHTGEKPYECMECGKSFNQSGSLKLHEQTHMDEKPYECKECGKSFRQNGNLKLHQRTHTGEKPYECMECGKNFSQRGHLKLHERTHKREKPFKCMDCGKSFRRRDTLRIHQRTHTGEKAFECMECGKVFSRSGNLKIHQQRHSGEKPFKCMECGKSFSQGGALSIHQRIHTGEKPFKCVQCGKCFTYDASLRSHQRTHTGEKPYKCVECGKCFSFSASLRLHQRTHTGEKPHECMECGKSFSRIGSLRIHQRTHTGEKPFKCMECGKSFSESGTLRMHKRTHTGEKPFKCMVCGTSFSDRGSLTKHQNIHTGEKPFKCMECGKDFRFNTNLRKHQLTHTGKKPFKCMECGKDFNQSAHLRKHQLTHTGEKPFKCMECGKSFRQIGNLRIHQRTHTGEKPFKCMECGKSFSCNPTLRSHQRTHTGEGKPFKCMECGKSFSYTSTLKTHQLIHTGVKPFKCMECGKSFNQNGSLKLHQQTHTKEKQFKCMECGKRFSYTSTLRTHQRTHTGKGETI; this is translated from the coding sequence atgagcacacatagttcacatcaacgaactcaAACGGGGGAGAAATCAATTAAAGGTATGGAGAGTGGAAAGAGTTTAACTGAcagtggaaaacttagaacacatcagcAGACTCACATGGGCAAGAAAGGATTCAAATGCAGGAAGTGtgggaagaacttcagtcagagtagacaacttAAATTACACGAACGGACTCACATGAGTGAAAAACCATATGAATGTCTGGAGTGtagaaagagctttagtgatagtggaagccttagaaaacatcaacggactcacactggggagaaaccatttaaatgcatggagtgcggaaagaacttcagtcagaatggaaaccttaaattacaccaacggactcacacgggtgaaaaaccatatgaatgtatggagtgtgggaagagcttcaatcagagtgGAAGCCTTAAATTACATGAACAGACCCACATGGATGAAAAACCATATGAATGcaaggagtgtgggaagagcttcagacagaatggaaaccttaaattacaccaacggactcatacaggtgaaaaaccatatgaatgtatggagtgtgggaagaacttcagtcagagggGACACCTTAAATTACACGAACGGACTCACAAAagggagaaaccttttaaatgtatggattgtggaaagagcttccgtcgaAGAGatacacttagaatacatcaacggactcacacaggggagaaagcatttgaatgcatggagtgcggaaaagtcttcagtcggagtggaaacCTCAAAATACATCAACAGAGGcattcaggggagaaaccatttaaatgtatggagtgtggaaagagcttcagtcagggtGGAGCTCTAAGTAtacatcaacgaattcacacaggggagaaaccgtttaaatgtgTGCAGTGTGGGAAGTGCTTCACTTATGATGCaagccttagatcacatcaacggactcacacaggggagaaaccatataaatgtgtgGAGTGTGGGAAGTGCTTCAGTTTCAGTGCAAGCCTTAGattacatcaacggactcacacaggggagaaaccacatgaatgtatggagtgtggaaagagctttagtcggaTTGGaagccttagaatacatcaacggactcacacaggggagaaaccatttaaatgtatggagtgtggaaagagctttagtgagaGTGGAACCCTTAGAATGCACAAACGGAcgcatacaggggaaaaaccatttaaatgcatggtgtgcggAACAAGCTTTAGTGATCGTGGAAGCCTTACGAAACATCAAAatattcacacaggggagaaaccatttaaatgtatggagtgtggaaaggacttTAGGTTCAATAcaaaccttagaaaacatcaactgactcacacagggaagaaaccatttaaatgtatggagtgtggaaaggacttCAATCAGAGTGcacaccttagaaaacatcaactgactcacacaggggagaaaccatttaaatgtatggagtgcggaaagagcttcaggcagattggaaaccttagaatacaccaacggactcatacaggggagaaaccatttaaatgtatggagtgtggaaagagcttcagttgcaATCCTAcacttagatcacatcaacggactcacacaggcgaggggaaaccatttaaatgcatggagtgcggaaagagcttcagttacaCATCTACCCTTAAAACACATCAGCTGATTCACACAGGggtgaaaccatttaaatgtatggaatgtggaaagagcttcaatcagaatGGAAGCCTTAAATTACACCAACAGACTCACACAAaggaaaaacaatttaaatgcatggagtgtggaaagaggttCAGTTACACATCtacccttagaacacatcaacggactcacacaggcaAGGGGGAAACCATTTAA